The Carassius carassius chromosome 31, fCarCar2.1, whole genome shotgun sequence genome includes a region encoding these proteins:
- the LOC132111624 gene encoding protein dispatched homolog 2-like isoform X1, with protein sequence MDAVSISRDRDDAEITDSSTTEGPSQEAPQSEIPEVSLCLPDSDRIESQTCPVKIVENQADSNSPFRSHSSTQLHHQVSQGSGYHSPKCKRCPCCGHQQSNQSNVCPGQADFSASPVKTVHGRSPSSLPSCQNKSQCHWLHESHEGSDHKPAQRHMVTVSRNDGLHRIPRSYSQVIVEYPMTVLISCTLVLFACSLAGVLIGPLPDFSDPLLGFEPRGTDISIRLATWMRLQQNTGPGKSLSPFPWQLTERISGEKTFRSEPQSRERSRRMLHRDYTEHNFFCNAPGERYAQLVFRSGNSASLWSLKAIYSMCEMEQAQIHSGTQFAQLCQVRSELSSSMVKNECCPSWSLGNYLAVLNNVSSCFSLTAQQVSESLGLLRFCAPYYHDGRLVASCSERSKFGRCASVPERCKLSSIFQILHYLVDKDFLGPQTVEYKVPSLKYSTVFLPVEKGDPLMKIYLDYLEGHDLTYNNTTITGMDLGIKQKLFKYYLARDSVYPILASLALLFTMGLYLKSLFIAAMSLVAVILSISTSYFFYKVAFRLTFFPLLNLASVLVLLGSCLNQALTFVDFWKLQLSHNPPAVPEKRMNRVLQEIGYLILVSGLTSSITFYSGYISSITAVRCYAVYLGSASLINTLFALVWLPCTLILQERYAVLSSNPVVKVAWKPCCSKNTGGFWETSSRKRCLFTLRQKLRTLGRGFSDTSNLLFLKILPCGVVKFRYIWIGWFAVLAVGGTYISCVDPGMKLPTSDSRTTQLFRSSHPFERYDAEYRHQFMFERMKQGEDEPMTLTLIWGVIPSDDGDHFDPKSNGSLDLDPGFNISSPQAQLWLRDLCGKIQNQTFYSPLSADQETAEDNVCFVEQLIHWVSIRRCSETEDAFSFCCNNIPFPYPPSVFEQCLSMMVAEQHAEGHPPSAGGLRFDLDGRITALIVIFKTVQLYSFDFSRMSLFYQEILSWFNGEMSKAPVGLQKGWFVSQLGLYDLQHCLSSETLEVAGFSVALTFALLLLTTWNIPLSVFVSLAVGGSVFATVGLLVLLEWQLNGVEALLISVAAGLSVDFVANYCISYSLAPHNDRLGRVAHSLKRMGCPVAIGAGAYFCVGIIMLPATALLFRKLGIFLLIVKCLACGFATFFFQSLCCFFGPQKNCGRITLPCVTKQATENILSSCSATEPGTTNPAANGAFSCGTGSLVRKAFNKESEGFLCPNQQHHKRRQAVGGRELEQYELQPLACQLSDSFENSTCTSKLSNRPSVLSDDIQFCGLSPRQDYDRVSIEDESAEMRSRHLKGCNPPPALQTSSPYKENMLHPVVAPPQDGSKEKVLCKKCRGHSSGGLKLWNVSLSSSSSMEEIMITQTTDTVNERSLSVDEATSCHLHKRLLSCQSHSSMEGLVDSNETCLSEVEPAILVSEAVKFEEELQPGHLNGKRDTLHLSLMETVYDLASPASSRVRTTQSEVPVILPNSKPDMPDVWIKREGKAEGGS encoded by the exons TGAGATCCCTGAGGTTTCGCTGTGTCTTCCAGACAGTGACCGCATTGAATCTCAGACGTGTCCGGTCAAAATTGTGGAGAACCAAGCCGACAGCAACAGTCCTTTCAGGTCACACTCCTCTACTCAGCTCCACCATCAAGTATCGCAGGGCTCTGGCTATCATTCACCAAAATGCAAAAGATGCCCCTGCTGTGGCCACCAGCAGTCGAATCAAAGCAATGTCTGTCCAGGTCAAGCAGACTTTTCAGCGAGTCCTGTTAAGACTGTCCATGGCCGCAGTCCATCAAGCCTGCCTTCATGTCAAAATAAATCGCAGTGCCATTGGCTTCATGAATCTCATGAAGGCAGTGACCACAAGCCTGCACAGCGTCACATGGTGACAGTGAG TAGGAATGATGGCTTGCATAGGATACCAAGGAG CTATTCCCAGGTCATAGTGGAGTACCCGATGACTGTGCTCATTTCATGTACGTTGGTTTTGTTTGCCTGTTCCCTCGCTGGGGTTTTGATTGGTCCTCTGCCAGACTTCTCAGACCCTTTGCTG GGATTTGAACCTCGTGGAACAGACATAAGTATCCGGCTAGCAACGTGGATGAGGTTACAGCAAAACACTGGACCTGGAAAATCACTGTCCCCCTTTCCATGGCAACTCACAGAGAGAATCTCAGG AGAGAAGACATTTCGATCTGAACCCCAATCTAGAGAACGTTCACGGAGAATGTTACACAGAGATTACACTGAGCACAACTTTTTTTGTAACGCACCAG GAGAGCGCTATGCTCAGCTGGTCTTCCGCTCTGGAAACTCTGCCAGTCTCTGGAGTCTAAAGGCAATTTACTCCATGTGTGAAATGGAACAGGCACAG atCCATTCCGGGACCCAGTTTGCTCAACTTTGCCAGGTCAGATCAGAGTTATCCAGCTCCATGGTGAAGAATGAGTGCTGCCCAAGTTGGTCTTTGGGGAATTACTTGGCTGTTCTTAACAACGTTTCCTCCTGCTTTAGTCTGACAGCACAGCAGGTTTCCGAAAGCCTTGGTCTGCTCAGATTCTGTGCCCCTTACTATCATGATGGAAGACTGGTTGCATCATGTTCTGAGAGGAGTAAATTTGGTCGCTGTGCATCCGTTCCAGAACGCTGTAAACTGTCAAGCATCTTCCAGATTCTCCATTACCTTGTGGACAAAGACTTTCTGGGGCCACAGACTGTTGAATACAAGGTCCCATCCCTAAAATATAGCACTGTATTTCTTCCAGTAGAAAAAGGAGATCCACTTATGAAAATTTATTTGGACTATTTAGAGGGTCACGACCTTACATACAATAACACCACCATAACAGGAATGGATTTGGgaattaaacaaaaacttttcaaGTATTATTTGGCACGGGACTCTGTCTATCCCATTCTTGCATCTCTTGCACTTTTGTTCACAATGGGACTATATCTCAAATCACTATTTATTGCAGCAATGTCACTGGTTGCTGTCATATTATCAATTTCCACCTCATATTTTTTCTACAAAGTTGCATTTCGCTTGACATTTTTTCCACTCCTCAATCTTGCATCAGTCCTTGTGCTTTTGGGAAGCTGTCTAAATCAAGCCCTGACTTTTGTTGATTTCTGGAAACTACAGCTAAGCCACAACCCTCCAGCTGTCCCTGAGAAGAGAATGAACCGGGTTTTACAGGAAATAGGATACTTGATATTAGTGTCAGGTCTGACGTCTAGCATTACATTTTACTCAGGCTACATAAGCAGCATCACCGCTGTGAGATGTTATGCTGTATATCTTGGCAGTGCCTCATTAATCAACACATTATTTGCTCTTGTTTGGCTTCCGTGCACCCTCATTTTGCAAGAACGCTATGCTGTGCTGTCTTCAAACCCTGTCGTGAAGGTAGCTTGGAAGCCTTGCTGCTCCAAAAATACGGGTGGATTCTGGGAGACAAGTTCAAGAAAGCGCTGTCTGTTTACTTTGAGACAGAAGCTTCGGACATTAGGGCGAGGGTTTTCGGACACATCAAacctgctttttttaaagatcctGCCTTGTGGAGTTGTGAAATTCCGATACATATGGATCGGTTGGTTTGCAGTCCTTGCCGTCGGTGGAACGTACATATCATGCGTAGACCCTGGCATGAAACTGCCAACTTCAGACAGCAGAACAACTCAGCTATTCCGCTCCAGCCATCCCTTTGAGAGGTACGATGCTGAATATCGCCACCAGTTCATGTTTGAGCGAATGAAACAGGGTGAAGATGAACCCATGACACTAACTCTAATTTGGGGCGTAATTCCATCAGATGACGGTGACCACTTCGATCCAAAAAGTAATGGATCTTTAGATCTTGATCCAGGGTTCAATATAAGCAGTCCCCAAGCCCAACTGTGGTTGCGGGATCTGTGTGGAAAAATTCAAAACCAGACCTTCTATTCTCCATTATCAGCTGACCAAGAAACAGCAGAAGACAATGTGTGTTTTGTGGAACAATTGATTCACTGGGTTTCTATACGTCGCTGTTCTGAAACGGAGGATGCGTTTAGCTTCTGCTGCAATAATATTCCCTTTCCTTACCCACCAAGTGTTTTCGAGCAGTGCCTTAGCATGATGGTAGCAGAGCAGCATGCAGAGGGACACCCACCCAGTGCCGGAGGCCTGAGGTTTGATTTGGACGGTCGAATCACTGCCCTTATTGTAATATTCAAGACTGTACAACTTTACAGCTTCGACTTCAGCAGAATGTCTCTGTTCTACCAAGAGATCTTATCATGGTTTAATGGGGAAATGTCCAAGGCTCCAGTAGGACTGCAGAAAGGATGGTTTGTAAGCCAACTAGGCTTATATGACCTCCAGCATTGCTTGAGCTCAGAGACATTGGAGGTGGCAGGcttttcagtagcacttacatTTGCACTGCTCTTACTAACAACATGGAATATTCCATTAAGTGTATTTGTGTCCCTTGCAGTGGGAGGAAGTGTGTTTGCTACTGTTGGCCTCCTTGTGCTTTTAGAATGGCAGTTAAATGGTGTGGAAGCACTCTTAATTTCAGTAGCTGCAGGTCTCTCTGTTGACTTTGTGGCCAATTATTGCATTTCATACAGCCTGGCCCCACACAATGACAGACTGGGCAGGGTTGCACATTCCCTGAAGAGAATGGGTTGCCCTGTAGCTATAGGTGCTGGGGCATATTTCTGTGTGGGCATTATTATGTTACCTGCAACTGCATTGCTTTTCAGAAAACTTGGGATCTTCCTCCTAATTGTGAAGTGTCTTGCATGTGGTTTCGCTACTTTCTTCTTCCAGTCGTTGTGCTGCTTCTTTGGACCCCAGAAGAACTGTGGGAGAATAACCCTACCCTGTGTTACAAAGCAAgccactgaaaatatactgtcgTCCTGTTCGGCTACAGAACCCGGGACCACCAATCCCGCAGCTAATGGGGCATTCAGCTGTGGCACAGGTTCTCTGGTTCGAAAAGCTTTTAATAAAGAAAGCGAAGGCTTTCTTTGTCCCAATCAGCAACACCATAAAAGGCGGCAAGCAGTCGGTGGAAGGGAGCTGGAACAGTACGAACTGCAGCCACTTGCTTGCCAGTTGAGCGACAGCTTCGAGAATAGCACTTGCACCAGCAAGCTGTCCAACAGGCCTTCTGTCCTTTCTGATGACATTCAGTTTTGTGGCCTTAGTCCAAGGCAAGACTATGATCGAGTCAGCATTGAGGATGAAAGCGCAGAAATGCGTAGCAGGCACCTTAAGGGTTGCAACCCACCTCCAGCGCTCCAGACCTCATCCCCATACAAAGAGAACATGTTGCATCCTGTGGTTGCTCCTCCACAAGATGGATCTAAAGAGAAGGTTTTGTGCAAGAAATGCCGCGGCCATTCGAGCGGTGGGCTCAAACTTTGGAATGTGTCTTTATCGTCTTCCTCTAGCATGGAAGAAATCATGATCACCCAGACTACAGATACTGTCAATGAAAGGTCACTCTCAGTGGATGAAGCCACTAGCTGTCATCTACACAAACGGCTTTTGTCTTGTCAGTCTCATAGCTCCATGGAGGGACTTGTAGACTCCAATGAGACCTGCTTAAGTGAGGTAGAACCTGCTATCTTAGTCTCTGAAGCTGTAAAGTTTGAGGAAGAGTTACAACCTGGCCACCTTAATGGCAAGAGGGACACTTTACATCTGTCCTTGATGGAGACTGTATATGACCTTGCTTCCCCGGCGTCCAGTAGGGTAAGGACAACCCAAAGTGAGGTGCCAGTGATACTGCCCAACAGCAAACCTGATATGCCCGATGTTTGGATAAAAAGGGAGGGAAAAGCTGAAGGTGGCAGCTAA
- the LOC132111624 gene encoding protein dispatched homolog 2-like isoform X2: MDAVSISRDRDDAEITDSSTTEGPSQEAPQSEIPEVSLCLPDSDRIESQTCPVKIVENQADSNSPFRSHSSTQLHHQVSQGSGYHSPKCKRCPCCGHQQSNQSNVCPGQADFSASPVKTVHGRSPSSLPSCQNKSQCHWLHESHEGSDHKPAQRHMVTVRNDGLHRIPRSYSQVIVEYPMTVLISCTLVLFACSLAGVLIGPLPDFSDPLLGFEPRGTDISIRLATWMRLQQNTGPGKSLSPFPWQLTERISGEKTFRSEPQSRERSRRMLHRDYTEHNFFCNAPGERYAQLVFRSGNSASLWSLKAIYSMCEMEQAQIHSGTQFAQLCQVRSELSSSMVKNECCPSWSLGNYLAVLNNVSSCFSLTAQQVSESLGLLRFCAPYYHDGRLVASCSERSKFGRCASVPERCKLSSIFQILHYLVDKDFLGPQTVEYKVPSLKYSTVFLPVEKGDPLMKIYLDYLEGHDLTYNNTTITGMDLGIKQKLFKYYLARDSVYPILASLALLFTMGLYLKSLFIAAMSLVAVILSISTSYFFYKVAFRLTFFPLLNLASVLVLLGSCLNQALTFVDFWKLQLSHNPPAVPEKRMNRVLQEIGYLILVSGLTSSITFYSGYISSITAVRCYAVYLGSASLINTLFALVWLPCTLILQERYAVLSSNPVVKVAWKPCCSKNTGGFWETSSRKRCLFTLRQKLRTLGRGFSDTSNLLFLKILPCGVVKFRYIWIGWFAVLAVGGTYISCVDPGMKLPTSDSRTTQLFRSSHPFERYDAEYRHQFMFERMKQGEDEPMTLTLIWGVIPSDDGDHFDPKSNGSLDLDPGFNISSPQAQLWLRDLCGKIQNQTFYSPLSADQETAEDNVCFVEQLIHWVSIRRCSETEDAFSFCCNNIPFPYPPSVFEQCLSMMVAEQHAEGHPPSAGGLRFDLDGRITALIVIFKTVQLYSFDFSRMSLFYQEILSWFNGEMSKAPVGLQKGWFVSQLGLYDLQHCLSSETLEVAGFSVALTFALLLLTTWNIPLSVFVSLAVGGSVFATVGLLVLLEWQLNGVEALLISVAAGLSVDFVANYCISYSLAPHNDRLGRVAHSLKRMGCPVAIGAGAYFCVGIIMLPATALLFRKLGIFLLIVKCLACGFATFFFQSLCCFFGPQKNCGRITLPCVTKQATENILSSCSATEPGTTNPAANGAFSCGTGSLVRKAFNKESEGFLCPNQQHHKRRQAVGGRELEQYELQPLACQLSDSFENSTCTSKLSNRPSVLSDDIQFCGLSPRQDYDRVSIEDESAEMRSRHLKGCNPPPALQTSSPYKENMLHPVVAPPQDGSKEKVLCKKCRGHSSGGLKLWNVSLSSSSSMEEIMITQTTDTVNERSLSVDEATSCHLHKRLLSCQSHSSMEGLVDSNETCLSEVEPAILVSEAVKFEEELQPGHLNGKRDTLHLSLMETVYDLASPASSRVRTTQSEVPVILPNSKPDMPDVWIKREGKAEGGS; the protein is encoded by the exons TGAGATCCCTGAGGTTTCGCTGTGTCTTCCAGACAGTGACCGCATTGAATCTCAGACGTGTCCGGTCAAAATTGTGGAGAACCAAGCCGACAGCAACAGTCCTTTCAGGTCACACTCCTCTACTCAGCTCCACCATCAAGTATCGCAGGGCTCTGGCTATCATTCACCAAAATGCAAAAGATGCCCCTGCTGTGGCCACCAGCAGTCGAATCAAAGCAATGTCTGTCCAGGTCAAGCAGACTTTTCAGCGAGTCCTGTTAAGACTGTCCATGGCCGCAGTCCATCAAGCCTGCCTTCATGTCAAAATAAATCGCAGTGCCATTGGCTTCATGAATCTCATGAAGGCAGTGACCACAAGCCTGCACAGCGTCACATGGTGACAGTGAG GAATGATGGCTTGCATAGGATACCAAGGAG CTATTCCCAGGTCATAGTGGAGTACCCGATGACTGTGCTCATTTCATGTACGTTGGTTTTGTTTGCCTGTTCCCTCGCTGGGGTTTTGATTGGTCCTCTGCCAGACTTCTCAGACCCTTTGCTG GGATTTGAACCTCGTGGAACAGACATAAGTATCCGGCTAGCAACGTGGATGAGGTTACAGCAAAACACTGGACCTGGAAAATCACTGTCCCCCTTTCCATGGCAACTCACAGAGAGAATCTCAGG AGAGAAGACATTTCGATCTGAACCCCAATCTAGAGAACGTTCACGGAGAATGTTACACAGAGATTACACTGAGCACAACTTTTTTTGTAACGCACCAG GAGAGCGCTATGCTCAGCTGGTCTTCCGCTCTGGAAACTCTGCCAGTCTCTGGAGTCTAAAGGCAATTTACTCCATGTGTGAAATGGAACAGGCACAG atCCATTCCGGGACCCAGTTTGCTCAACTTTGCCAGGTCAGATCAGAGTTATCCAGCTCCATGGTGAAGAATGAGTGCTGCCCAAGTTGGTCTTTGGGGAATTACTTGGCTGTTCTTAACAACGTTTCCTCCTGCTTTAGTCTGACAGCACAGCAGGTTTCCGAAAGCCTTGGTCTGCTCAGATTCTGTGCCCCTTACTATCATGATGGAAGACTGGTTGCATCATGTTCTGAGAGGAGTAAATTTGGTCGCTGTGCATCCGTTCCAGAACGCTGTAAACTGTCAAGCATCTTCCAGATTCTCCATTACCTTGTGGACAAAGACTTTCTGGGGCCACAGACTGTTGAATACAAGGTCCCATCCCTAAAATATAGCACTGTATTTCTTCCAGTAGAAAAAGGAGATCCACTTATGAAAATTTATTTGGACTATTTAGAGGGTCACGACCTTACATACAATAACACCACCATAACAGGAATGGATTTGGgaattaaacaaaaacttttcaaGTATTATTTGGCACGGGACTCTGTCTATCCCATTCTTGCATCTCTTGCACTTTTGTTCACAATGGGACTATATCTCAAATCACTATTTATTGCAGCAATGTCACTGGTTGCTGTCATATTATCAATTTCCACCTCATATTTTTTCTACAAAGTTGCATTTCGCTTGACATTTTTTCCACTCCTCAATCTTGCATCAGTCCTTGTGCTTTTGGGAAGCTGTCTAAATCAAGCCCTGACTTTTGTTGATTTCTGGAAACTACAGCTAAGCCACAACCCTCCAGCTGTCCCTGAGAAGAGAATGAACCGGGTTTTACAGGAAATAGGATACTTGATATTAGTGTCAGGTCTGACGTCTAGCATTACATTTTACTCAGGCTACATAAGCAGCATCACCGCTGTGAGATGTTATGCTGTATATCTTGGCAGTGCCTCATTAATCAACACATTATTTGCTCTTGTTTGGCTTCCGTGCACCCTCATTTTGCAAGAACGCTATGCTGTGCTGTCTTCAAACCCTGTCGTGAAGGTAGCTTGGAAGCCTTGCTGCTCCAAAAATACGGGTGGATTCTGGGAGACAAGTTCAAGAAAGCGCTGTCTGTTTACTTTGAGACAGAAGCTTCGGACATTAGGGCGAGGGTTTTCGGACACATCAAacctgctttttttaaagatcctGCCTTGTGGAGTTGTGAAATTCCGATACATATGGATCGGTTGGTTTGCAGTCCTTGCCGTCGGTGGAACGTACATATCATGCGTAGACCCTGGCATGAAACTGCCAACTTCAGACAGCAGAACAACTCAGCTATTCCGCTCCAGCCATCCCTTTGAGAGGTACGATGCTGAATATCGCCACCAGTTCATGTTTGAGCGAATGAAACAGGGTGAAGATGAACCCATGACACTAACTCTAATTTGGGGCGTAATTCCATCAGATGACGGTGACCACTTCGATCCAAAAAGTAATGGATCTTTAGATCTTGATCCAGGGTTCAATATAAGCAGTCCCCAAGCCCAACTGTGGTTGCGGGATCTGTGTGGAAAAATTCAAAACCAGACCTTCTATTCTCCATTATCAGCTGACCAAGAAACAGCAGAAGACAATGTGTGTTTTGTGGAACAATTGATTCACTGGGTTTCTATACGTCGCTGTTCTGAAACGGAGGATGCGTTTAGCTTCTGCTGCAATAATATTCCCTTTCCTTACCCACCAAGTGTTTTCGAGCAGTGCCTTAGCATGATGGTAGCAGAGCAGCATGCAGAGGGACACCCACCCAGTGCCGGAGGCCTGAGGTTTGATTTGGACGGTCGAATCACTGCCCTTATTGTAATATTCAAGACTGTACAACTTTACAGCTTCGACTTCAGCAGAATGTCTCTGTTCTACCAAGAGATCTTATCATGGTTTAATGGGGAAATGTCCAAGGCTCCAGTAGGACTGCAGAAAGGATGGTTTGTAAGCCAACTAGGCTTATATGACCTCCAGCATTGCTTGAGCTCAGAGACATTGGAGGTGGCAGGcttttcagtagcacttacatTTGCACTGCTCTTACTAACAACATGGAATATTCCATTAAGTGTATTTGTGTCCCTTGCAGTGGGAGGAAGTGTGTTTGCTACTGTTGGCCTCCTTGTGCTTTTAGAATGGCAGTTAAATGGTGTGGAAGCACTCTTAATTTCAGTAGCTGCAGGTCTCTCTGTTGACTTTGTGGCCAATTATTGCATTTCATACAGCCTGGCCCCACACAATGACAGACTGGGCAGGGTTGCACATTCCCTGAAGAGAATGGGTTGCCCTGTAGCTATAGGTGCTGGGGCATATTTCTGTGTGGGCATTATTATGTTACCTGCAACTGCATTGCTTTTCAGAAAACTTGGGATCTTCCTCCTAATTGTGAAGTGTCTTGCATGTGGTTTCGCTACTTTCTTCTTCCAGTCGTTGTGCTGCTTCTTTGGACCCCAGAAGAACTGTGGGAGAATAACCCTACCCTGTGTTACAAAGCAAgccactgaaaatatactgtcgTCCTGTTCGGCTACAGAACCCGGGACCACCAATCCCGCAGCTAATGGGGCATTCAGCTGTGGCACAGGTTCTCTGGTTCGAAAAGCTTTTAATAAAGAAAGCGAAGGCTTTCTTTGTCCCAATCAGCAACACCATAAAAGGCGGCAAGCAGTCGGTGGAAGGGAGCTGGAACAGTACGAACTGCAGCCACTTGCTTGCCAGTTGAGCGACAGCTTCGAGAATAGCACTTGCACCAGCAAGCTGTCCAACAGGCCTTCTGTCCTTTCTGATGACATTCAGTTTTGTGGCCTTAGTCCAAGGCAAGACTATGATCGAGTCAGCATTGAGGATGAAAGCGCAGAAATGCGTAGCAGGCACCTTAAGGGTTGCAACCCACCTCCAGCGCTCCAGACCTCATCCCCATACAAAGAGAACATGTTGCATCCTGTGGTTGCTCCTCCACAAGATGGATCTAAAGAGAAGGTTTTGTGCAAGAAATGCCGCGGCCATTCGAGCGGTGGGCTCAAACTTTGGAATGTGTCTTTATCGTCTTCCTCTAGCATGGAAGAAATCATGATCACCCAGACTACAGATACTGTCAATGAAAGGTCACTCTCAGTGGATGAAGCCACTAGCTGTCATCTACACAAACGGCTTTTGTCTTGTCAGTCTCATAGCTCCATGGAGGGACTTGTAGACTCCAATGAGACCTGCTTAAGTGAGGTAGAACCTGCTATCTTAGTCTCTGAAGCTGTAAAGTTTGAGGAAGAGTTACAACCTGGCCACCTTAATGGCAAGAGGGACACTTTACATCTGTCCTTGATGGAGACTGTATATGACCTTGCTTCCCCGGCGTCCAGTAGGGTAAGGACAACCCAAAGTGAGGTGCCAGTGATACTGCCCAACAGCAAACCTGATATGCCCGATGTTTGGATAAAAAGGGAGGGAAAAGCTGAAGGTGGCAGCTAA